The DNA region GGAACGCGCTAGCGCTCCGACGGAGCCCAATTTCACATTTGGGACCAACCTGGGATCGTTCGGCAGGCTACGGGACAGCCTAGCCCGGCCCCAGGCCATCAGTTGCGAAAGCTCCTCGTCCGAGCGCGGCACGAACGCGCCATGGCGGAATTGCGTCGAGCCGTGGGCAAGCGCCAGGTAGGCGCCAGCTCCAGCCTGGCCAAACAGCAATACGACGTACCAACCGACCGTGGCCCTGGGGGAGGCCTTCCTGGAGCCGAATCGCACCCAGGGAATTTGCGCCTTCATACCCGTCGCGTCGCGTCCCTCTATCAGCAGATCGCCGATCTCTACGCCCGCTGATTCCGCCAAAAGGGGCTGGATCTGACTAAGGGCATTGGGAATAGCCTTACGGATCAGTGCCCCACGGCGCTTCATATCGTCCGTGTTGGACGAGGAGTAAAGCGCCTGCAAGCCGATCACCTCGGCGACGGCGCTCCTCAAGTCCATCTGGCCCAACAGTGCGGCATGAGCGCCTGTCCCAGCATTCCCCTTGAAGGATTCTGCCGGAATGCAGGTGCCGTGTAAGCACACTATTCGCGCACCAAAGCACAACGATTGGGTACAGACGAGCTCGCCTCCTCTCTTGGAGGGCTGGGCACCCGCGGGCAGGGAGATTCATCGACCTAGGGCGAGCCCCAGTGCGCAGTTCGCACGACCCGCTGGCGCTACGCGGATACGACCGCCCTCGATTGGGCGGGCTGACGCCGGATTCGGAGTGCACCTCGTATCCCAGCACGCGACTGCCGTTGGCGAGTGATCGGACGGCATGGAGACCACAAGTGGCAAGGCGCATCGGTTGAGTATTTTTTCCTCAACGGAAAGTCGCAAAGCCTTAGCCGATAGTCTTTGAGCCTTACGCGAGCGGCGCAGATTGCCTCCGGCAGGCTCGCGAGGCTTACGGTTGGGGCAAATTGGCTTAAACAAGGGAATCAGCGGCGCCACGGAGAGACTTTATGAGCCAACGCCAGCCGTTTTCGGCTCACACTCAGCCATCCGAGCACCTCCGGAAGCTTAGTCAGGCCTGGCGGAAGGATTCCGAGGCCTGCGCTTGAGCCTCCGCGCCGCGGCGGTAAGCCTTTGGGCGCTACCGGAAGCAATGCGAGCCCCATCGCCAGGTCCGCCCCACCCTCCCCGGCCCGGCAACGCCGCGCCGGAGGCCCCGCCTCAGCCCTTGCCGGGCTTCTTCGGCTCGGTGAACACCCGCTTCTTGAGGTCCGCCAGCACCTTGCGCTGATCGGCCTGGTTGAGCAGCCAGAAGGTCACGATGGCTTCGGCCATGACCTGGGTTTCGGCGTAGAAGTAGGCCAGGGGCATCCCCATCGCGTCGGCGATGCGCTGAGCCGTAGCCAGATCGGCGTCGTGGACGGCCTTTTCGTAGCGATTAATGCGAACGGCGGCCGTTTCGGCCGGCAGACCAATAGCCATGCCCAGCTCCTTCTGTGTGAGCCCGGCATCTTCCCTGGCTGCTTTCAGCCGCTGCGCAAAGATGGAGCGGGCATCTACGTCGGTCTGGGCCATGCGCAAAGGATGGCTTCAAACCTCAGAAGCGTAAATTACGTTAAACGTAATTATTTGTCTACTGTAAGACAGGAACTCGTTGGACTCTTAGCGCCTTCACACATCGACATGTTTAGCGGACTTGGGCTACCAACTGAGCACTTGCATTCTTTAAGTTATTGAAAATAATGAAAACACATTGCAAGGATCTTCCGACTGGCAAACATAAAAACTTATGGCGCTATGATCAGGACTAGGCGGGGGATATAGGGCCTTTGACCCATGGCTAACGCAAGAGCCAAACATAGCGCGCCCGGAACTTATCTGGGCTTTGGGCTGCAAACAGTCCGCTTTTGCTACCGACTTCTTACAGCACCGCCAGAAAGCTATGTGCTCATAGAGCACGATGACGATGTGTCCGTTCATAACTCCGATGGCTCCGTCCTACTCGAGCAAACGAAGAGTGCGCTGTCACATAACCCTGTATCAGATTGGGCTACCGATTTATGGAAAACCGTATCGAACTGGCTTGAATCAACAACGCCTCGCAAAGAATGGGATCCAAAGATCACGTATGTCCTGTATGTAACGCCTACATATTCCGGCACATACGTGGAAGCACTATCAAAAGCAACCTCCGCGGCTGACGTTGCAGCTCTTGTCAAAGCCATGGAACTTGACGCGAAGAAGTCTCGCCGTAAGAACACTGTGGTCTACAAATTTGCGAAGCGTTTTATTGAAGGATCTTCTTCAGAGCAAATACATCTAGGCCAAAATTTCACTTTCATTAGCGAGTCCGATCCGGTTCAGGGAATTCGCGAACGCTTTACGTCTGCGGTATCTCCGCAACTACTTGACGCCATATGCGCGTATGCCATTGGACTCGCCAAAGAAGAGTCGGATGCCCTTCTGCGCCAGAGAAAAACTGCAAAAATTAACGCTGGCGCGTTCCAAGCTCGAATTCGCGCACATGCCGCCCGTATTAATTTGCCTATCCTATTTTCTTCAGCAAAACGGCCCGCCCAGACTGCGGTGGCTTCCAAACACCTAGAACGGCCAACATTTGTGAAGCAGCTCGAGTTGGTGAGAATACCGGTCGAGGAGCAACTTAATGCAGTTAGTGACTATCTCAGGTCTTCCGCTAGCAAGACAGAGTGGGCGGACCAGGGTGTACTCCTAGCTGATTCTCTGGACGTATGGGATGAAAGCCTTTGCAAGCGCCATCGCGCGATCGACGGCGAACTATCCATTACCGCATCTTCATCCTCTTTAGAAGACCGAGGCAAACTTTTATACATGCGCTGCATGCAGATCGAGATGGATCTCGAATCGCGAGCCGTACCCACATACTTCATACATGGCTGCCTCAGCGACTTGGCTGACAGGCAAGAAATTGGCTGGCACGCAGATTTCGCCAAGCTCTTGAAAGCACTGGATGCGTAGCTATGACAATGGAAACCAATAGCCCTAATAACAACGAACCGCGATTGACCGAGCTAGACCGCATCTACAATCCGGCATACGGAGCTTACCTGTTGTGGTCGGGAGTCCGCGGATACTTGGATGAAGACGGTCAATCCACGCCCCTACCACTGATCTTTTTGTTTCTTCCCCTGTTAGTTCACGCGCCCACTAGAGACGTGATCGCATCGACCAACAATCCCTCGGGGCTCACTCTGTTTGCGGCAAAAATCGGCCAGCATCAAGAGAACTTGTTGGCCATCCACCATCGTGCCGTGGCTCTGAAAGACCTTACGTACAGGTCATTCGTACTTGCACGCAACTGCAATCTTTTGGTATTCGATAATACAGCGGCGCACCTATACCCGGTCGAACTCACTAGGCCGCCCCCTGCACCAGAAAGCGTACGCCGTGTAAGCAAACAAGCCGCCAAGCTTGGCGCCTGGCTTGCTCGCTTGCCCGTTCAACAGATAGCCTCCACGCTAAGGATAGACTTCTAATGTTTTTTCAAATACTGAAGTTAATTCTATGGCCAAGAAATGGCTCAGAGCCGCGGCTTGTCAACTTCATACCGGGCGCCGTTAATGTAATAAGCGGGTCCTCAAAAACCGGCAAATCAGCTGTCATCCCCATTGTCGATTATTGCCTTGGATCCAGAAACTGCCGAATACCTGTAGGCGTTATTCGAGAGAAATGTGAGTGGTTCGGAATTCTGATAGAGACCGTAGAAGGTCAAAAACTATTGGCGCGACGCGAACCTGGAAACAAACAAGTTATCGGCGACATGTACGTCCTTGAAGGCGAGGAAGTCACTATCCCTCCTTCCATTTCAGAAAAGAACTATGCCGATCACGCTGTTAGAGATTTACTCGATCGGCTAGCCGGGCTCACTTCTTTCGATTTTGACCCGTACTCTGAGAATGGATTTAAGTCGCGTCCATCTTTTAGAGACCTGACAGCATTCATGTTTCAACCACAGAATATAGTCGCAAACCCCGATGTACTGTTCTATAAAGCAGACACATCGGAGCATAGAGAAAAGCTCAAAACCATCTTTCCTTATGTGCTAAATGCGATCACCCCCAGGACGCTGGCTCTGCGCCATGAAGCTGAGCTGCTGGGAAGAAAATTGCGTCGCCTTGAAGCCGAACTTAAGGGACTTCAGCAAGTTTCTGAACGTCGCATGGCAGAGGGGCGGACTTGGTTGACGCAGGCACAGGAGCTTGGGTTGTATGCCTCTAAGATTTTACCGACGACCTGGCCGGAAATAATGGACGCGCTTCGACTGGTCGCGGGCCAGGATTCAACGCGAAGCAAAACAACTATTCCGGACATCGAGAATACTCTGGCGCGACTCGACGAACTTCGACGCCAAGAAGTCGCCCTAGTTGCACAGGCGTCTTCTCATAGGCAAAGACTAATGGAGCTTCGACGCCTTAAGGAGGGCAGTGACAATTTCGTTCACGCCCTTCACTTACAAAGGGAGCGCTTATCCTTATCGCCGTGGCTAAGGTCGCGCCTATTAGAAACAGGCGACGCTTCCACAGTCCTGCCTCACCCGAGCCTTGACAACCTAGAAAAGCTCTGCAGCGCGCTTTCGGAACTTGAGTTGCAGCTAACAGCGCATCCCACGGTGTCCAATACACTTGACGCGGAATATCACCGACAAAGAGAGCTTTCGGAAAGCGCGCTAGCGCGAATTAACGCGGTGAGGCATGAGATTAGAGCTTATGAAGCCACATCCGATCGTGCACGGGAAGAAATAAGCCGTACTGCATCAGCAGAGCGATTCCTTGGTGGACTCCAACAAGCGCTCCTCTCGTTCGATCGGGCGGATGCCAGCATTGAAATATCTGATGAAATATCTCAACTTAAAAATAAGCTACGTGAAATTAATTTCGAGATACACGAATCAGGTATCAGCAAACGCATGGAGAGCATATTAAGTGAGATTCAACAGATCACTGGAGGCATAATCCCAAAGCTTGATGGCGAGTGGGGCGATGCGCCGGTTCGCCTCAACCCCAAAGACCTCACAGTGCAAGTTTATCGCGAGGGCAGAATAGACTATTTGTGGGAAGTAGGTAGTGGCGCGAACTGGTTGGCATATCACGTTGCCATAACTATTGCCCTACAGATCTATTTCTTTAAGCAACCGCGACACCCTGTTCCAGCGATGTTGATTTATGACCAACCAAGTCAAGTCTACTTCCCAAAACTTTCCCCTTACGAACAGCGAAAGTCAGAGGACTACGAACCCGCCCTTAAAGAGCAAGAGGATATAGCGGCAGTTCGCAAGGTTTTTGAAGTTTTAAGCAGCTGTGTCAAAAGTACGTTAGGAAGTATACAAATCATCGTTCTCGACCATGCTGACGAACAGGTCTGGGGAGACGTCCCAGGAGTCGCCTTAGTTGAGGAATGGCGCGACGGAGATATGCTCGTGCCCGCAGATTGGTTGTAGATGTTGACAACAATCGATCCCGTGATGGGTCACTGCAAGCAAAAGGCGGCCTCGCGGCCGCCTTGGCTTTGTTGCGCCGCAGAGTGACGCTACCTCACACCCCAAGCGGATTCGGCTTCTCCACATCAATCTTGTACTGCTTAATCGCCCGGGCCACATCCTTGCCCGTCATCTTGCCTTCCGCCGCCAGCGCCGCGATGGCGGCGTGGGCGATGTAGTAGCGGTCGACTTCGAAGTGCCGGCGCAGGTTGGCGCGCGTATCCGAACGCCCAAAGCCATCCGTACCCAACACCGTGTACCGCATCGGCACGTAAGCCCGCACCTGCTCCGGATACACGCGGATGTAGTCGGTAGCTGCGATCGCCGGGCCCTGGCGGCCTTCCAGCAGCTGCGTGATATAAGGCTTACGCGGCGTCTTGGCTTCCGGGTTGAAGCGGTTCCAGCGTTCGCAGTCGGTGGCGTCGCGGGCGAGTTCGTTGAAGCTCGGGCAGGACCAGATGTCGGCGGTGACGCCGAAGTCCTTGTCCAGCAGTTCGGCGGCGGCGATGGCTTCGCGCAGGATGGTGCCGCTGCCCAGCAGCTGCACGCGCAGTTCGCCCTTCTTGGGTTTGCCGGCGTCGGTCAGCAGGTACATGCCCTTGATGATGCCCTCGGCGCTGCCTTCGGGCATGTCGGGGTGCGGGTAGTTTTCGTTCATCAGGGTGAGGTACCAGTACTCATCCTGTTGCTCGGTGAGCATGCGCTGCATGCCGTGCTGGAGCAGGGTGACGACTTCGTAGCTGAAGGTGGGGTCGTAGCTGCGGCAGTTGGGGATCAGGCCGGCCTGGACCATGCTATGGCCGTCTTCGTGCTGCAGGCCCTCACCATTCAAGGTGGTGCGGCCGGCGGTGGCGCCGAGCAGGAAGCCGCGCGCGCGCATGTCGGCGGCCTGCCAGGCGCTGTCGCCGATGCGCTGGAAGCCGAACATGGAGTAGTAGATGTACAGCGGCAGCATCTGCAAATCGTTGGTGCTGTAGCTGGTGGCGGCCGCGAGCCAGGAGGCGAAGGCGCCGGCTTCGGTGATGCCTTCTTCCAGCACCTGGCCGGTGACGTCTTCGCGGTAGTACATGAGCTGGTCGCGGTCGACGGGCTTGTACTTCTGGCCGTGCGGGGCGTAGATGCCGAGCTGGCGGAACAGGCCTTCCATGCCGAAGGTGCGGGCTTCGTCGGCGACGATGGGCACCAGGCGCGGGCCGACCTGCTTGTCGCGCAGGGCGATGTTCAGCGCCTGCACGAAGGACATGGTGGTGCTGATTTCGCGCTCACCGGTGCTCTTGAGCAGGCGGTCGAAGGCTTCCAGCTTGGGCACTTCCAGCGAGGTGCTGGCCTTGCGGCGGCGCTGCGGGAGGTAGCCGCCCAGGGCCTTGCGGCGCTCGTGCATGTATTCCACTTCCGGCGATTTTTCGCCGGGGTGGTAGAAGGGCACGGCGCCGTCCTTGAGCTGCTCGTCGGTGACGGGGATGTTGAAGCGGTCGCGGAACAGGCGGACGGCTTCGTCGTCCATCTTCTTGGTGCCGTGGGTGGGGTTGAGCGATTCGCCCGAGGCGCCCATGCCGTAGCCCTTGACCGTCTTGGCCAGGATGACGGTGGGCATGCCCTTGGTATTAACCGCCTCGTGATAGGCGGCGTAGACCTTGTGCGGGTCGTGGCCGCCGCGGTTGAGGCGCCAGATGTCGTCGTCGGACAGGTTGGCGACCAGGGCGGCGGTTTCGGGGTATTTGCCGAAGAAGTTGTCGCGGGTGTACTTGCCGCCGAAGGCCTTGCAGTTCTGGTATTCGCCGTCGACGGTTTCCATCATCAACTGGCGCAGGCGGCCGGTGGTGTCGCGCGCGAGCAGCGGGTCCCAGTAGCTGCCCCAGATGTTCTTGATGACGTTCCAGCCGGCGCCGCGGAACTGGCCTTCCAGCTCCTGGATGATCTTGCCGTTGCCGCGCACGGGGCCGTCCAGGCGCTGCAGGTTGCAGTTGATGACGAAGACCAGGTTGTCGAGGCCTTCGCGGCCGGCGACGGAGATGGCGCCCAGGGATTCGGGTTCGTCGGTTTCGCCGTCGCCCAGGAAGGCCCAGACCTTGCGGTCGGATTTGGGCAGCAGGCCGCGGCCTTCCAGGTACTTCCAGTTACGGGCCTGGTAGATGGCGCTGATCGGGCCCAGGCCCATGGAGACGGTGGGGATCTGCCAGTAGTCCGGCATCAGCCAGGGGTGCGGGTAGGAGCTGACGCCGCGGCCGTCGACTTCCATGCGGAAGTGGTCGATCTGCGATTCGCTGATGCGGCCTTCGAGGAAGGAGCGGGCGTAGATGCCGGGCGAGCTGTGGCCCTGCACGCCGATGAGGTCGCCGGGGTGGTCGGCGGACGGGGCGCGCCAGAAGTGGTTGAAGCCCACGTCGTACAGGGTGGCCGCGGAGGCGAAGCTGGCGATGTGGCCGCCCAGGTCGCCGGGCTTGCGGTTGGCGCGCACGACCATGGCCATGGCGTTCCAGCGGATCAGCGAGCGGATGCGCCATTCCATGGCGGCGTCGCCGGGGCTCTTGGCCTCCAGGTGCGGCGGGATGGTGTTGATGTATTCGGTGGTGGGCTGGAACGGCAGGTGGGCGCCGGCGCGGCGGGTGACCTCGACCATGCCCTCGAGCAGCTGGTGGGCGCGCTCGGCGCCGTCGCGGGCGATGACGGCCTGGACGGATTCGACCCATTCCTGGGTCTCGGTGGGGTCCGGGTCGTTCTGGAGCAGGTCGTGCAGGGAGCTGGCAAGCGGCTGGTTCATCGATCTCGCGGCCCCGTGGCCGCGCCTCGGAAGTGGGGGCGGATTAGAGCATCGAGTCTAACAAAAGGGGGGGTGGGATCGGCTTGCTTTGGGTGGTGGAACGGGTGGAATAGTCCGTATTGGTTAGGGGGTGGAGGGGACGGGCGTTGGTTTGTGGGGTGGCGTGGTCGCGGCTTACGCCGCTCCTACCCCAGAGCAGAGCCTCGTGAACTGGGATTTGGGGTAGGAGCGGCGTGAGCCGCGACCGTTAACGGGTCGAACTCCGACACGCGATGGGGATGAACCCTGATGGGACGCCACGCTCGCGACGGCGACCCTGTGGGCATGGCCCTGCCCCACCCTTCCTCTCCCGGACACGCCGCCCTGCGCCGTGGGCGTAGCTCCGAAGCCCACCGGGCGTACTTGCTGACCTTCGCCACCCAGGGGCGGCGGCCGCTGTTCCTTGATCGGGGGCTGGCCGAGGCTGCATGCGCGGCCATGCAGGACCGGCGCCTGTGGACGCGTTCGCGGTTGTTGGCGTGGGTGTTGATGCCCGATCACTGGCATGGGCTGGTGGCTCTGGGGCCGTGGGAAACCCTGCCGGATTTAGTGCGGCGGTTGAAATGCAATTCGGCGCGATCGGTGCGCACGGTGGCGCCGTCGGCATTGCAGGTATGGGCGGCGGCGTATCACGACCGCGGGCTGCGTCGTGAGGAGGCGCTGGTGGACGCGGCGCGCTATGTAGTGATGAATCCGTTGCGGGCGGGGTTGGTGCGGCGGGTGGGGGACTATCCGTACTGGGGGGCGGTTTGGGTGGATCGGTGAGGCGCGCGGGGGTGTGGGTGGCGTGGTCGCGGCTTACGCCGCTCCTACCCCAAAGCAGTGCCGCGCGATTTGGGCTTTGGGGTAGGAGCGGCGTGAGCCGCGATGGCGCCCCACGCGCCAACGCAGCGCCATAAGCAGGCTCAAACCGGCGCGCGGTGCAGCAGCGCGATGCCCGCCACGATCAAGGCCACGCCGCCCAAACGCCAGGGGTTCAAGGTTTCGCCGAACACCGCGGCGCCCAGCAGCACGGTGCCGGCGGCGCCGATGCCGGTCCACACGGCGTAGGCGCTGCCCACGGGCAGGGCGGTGAGGGCGCGGCCGAGCAGGTAGACGAAGGCGGCCAGGGCGATCAGCGAGGCCACCGTCCAGCCCAGGCGGGTGTAGCCCTGGGAGAGCTTCATCGACGCCGCCCAGGCGACGTCGATCAGGCCGGCGGCGATCAGCATGAACCAGGCACTGCCGGTGTTCATGGCTGGGCGTCTTCGCGTTCGGCGCGCAGGGCCTCGCGCACGCTGGGGCGCTGGTCCAGGCGGGTCAGGTAGGCGGCCAGGTGCGGATACGGGGCCAGGTCGATCTTCAGCAGCTTGGTCCAGCCGGCGACGGTGTAGAGGTAGGCGTCGGCGATGCCGAAGCGGTCGCCCAGGAATTCGCGGCCGTCGAGGTGGCGGTCGACCAGGGCCAGGCGCGGCTGCAGGCGTTCGCCGGCGACGCGCACGCAGGATTCGCCGTACTCGGGGTGGAACAGCCAGGGGCTGAAAGTCTTGTGCAGTTCCGAGCTGATGTAGGTCAGCCACTGGTCCTGTTCGGCGCGCTCCAGGCTGCCGAGCGGAGCGCTGAGGCCGGCAGCCGGGTCCTGGTCGCCCAGGTAGCGCAGGATCGCCACGCCTTCGCGCAGGGTGCGGCCGTCGTCGAGTTGCAGCAGCGGGACGTAGCCCAGCGGGCTGAGTTCGCGGTAGTCGCGGTCGTCGCCGAGGACGCGGGCGTCGGGGCCCAGGCGCACGCGGCGCAGCTCCAGCGGCAGGCCGAGTTCGCGGGCGACGATGTGCGCGGCGAAGGAGCAGGTGTACGGGGTGTAGTAGAGCTTCATGGGCTGGGGTCCGTGGGGGAATGGCGCTACTCTCCTCGCCCGGCCCGGCGCCTGGAATACGGCGCGCTTACAAGGATCGCTTGCGTATGCGGCACACCGCTCGGCTGTCGTTGGAGGACTTCGAACTGCTGCGCGCGATCGGCGCGCACGGGAGCCTGAGCGGCGCGGCCAAGGCGCTGGCGCTGGATCACTCCAGCGCGTTCCGCCGGCTGGGCGCGATCGAGGCGCGCGCGGGCACGCCCTTGTTCCGCCGCAGCCGCACCGGTTACACGGCCACCGAGGCCGGCACGGTCGCCATCGAAGGCGCGCAGCGGATACTCGACGATGCCGATCACTTGCAGCGGCAGCTGGCCGGGCGCGATGCGCGCGGCGGGGCGCGGTTGCGGATCACGATTCCGGACACGCTGGCGGAGGTGGCGGCGCGCTTGTGCGCGGCGTTCACGGCGGCCCATCCGCAGATCGGCTGCGATCTGTCGGTGTCCAATGCGTTCGTGAACCTGCAGCAGCCCGACGCCGACGTGGCGCTGCGCGCGTGCGCGCTGATGCCCAGCGGGTTGTCGGTGCGGCGGGTGGGGTCGATCGCGACGGCCGTGTATGCGGCCAGCGGCGCGAAGGCCGGCAAGCGCGAGGGGTTGAACGACGGGGCGTGGATCGGGTTCGACGACAACCTGTCGCATCTGTCGTCGGCGCTGTGGTTGCGCGCGCACGTGGACGAGGCGCGCATCGCGATGCGGGTGAATTCGCTGCCGGCGGCGCTGGCGGCGTGCAAGGCCGGGGTGGGGCGGGCGTTGTTGCCGTGCTACTACGCCGATGCGGCCGGCGGGGTGAAGCGGGTGTCGGCGCCGTTGGCGGACGTGCCGACGGAGTTGTGGTTCGCGATTCACCCGGATTTGCGCCGGTCGGCGCGGGTGCGGGCGTTGCGGGAGTTTGCGTTGGGGTGGTTGCCGGAGGCGATGGGGTTGGGGTGAGGGGCGGGGCTGCGCTGGCGGGGTGCTGAAGGCGCCGTCGCGAGGGTGGGTTTCGGCGTCGTTGTGTTGGCGCGGTCGCGGCTTGCGCCGCTCCTACAGGTGGCCCAGATCGATCCGCAGCCCCTGTAGGAGCGGCGCAAGCCGCGACCGCGCCAATGGCACTACGGCGCAGGCTGCGAAGCGGCGATTTCCTCATCCAACCAGCGCAGGAACGCGCGCACCGGCGGATGGCGTTCGCGCCCCGGCACGCACAGCACGTGATAGGTCTCGCCCGGGACGACGATCTCCGGCCGAACCGGCTCCAGCAATCCGCGCGCCACGCTGCCGGCGGCGACCACCGAGCTGGCCAGCACCAGCCCCTGCCCCGCGCCGGCGGCGTACATCGCGTAATGCTCTTCGTCGTAGGCACGCACCGTGGGCGCGCGCTGGGTCCAGTCCACGCCGGCGCG from Lysobacter silvisoli includes:
- a CDS encoding DUF3732 domain-containing protein, with protein sequence MFFQILKLILWPRNGSEPRLVNFIPGAVNVISGSSKTGKSAVIPIVDYCLGSRNCRIPVGVIREKCEWFGILIETVEGQKLLARREPGNKQVIGDMYVLEGEEVTIPPSISEKNYADHAVRDLLDRLAGLTSFDFDPYSENGFKSRPSFRDLTAFMFQPQNIVANPDVLFYKADTSEHREKLKTIFPYVLNAITPRTLALRHEAELLGRKLRRLEAELKGLQQVSERRMAEGRTWLTQAQELGLYASKILPTTWPEIMDALRLVAGQDSTRSKTTIPDIENTLARLDELRRQEVALVAQASSHRQRLMELRRLKEGSDNFVHALHLQRERLSLSPWLRSRLLETGDASTVLPHPSLDNLEKLCSALSELELQLTAHPTVSNTLDAEYHRQRELSESALARINAVRHEIRAYEATSDRAREEISRTASAERFLGGLQQALLSFDRADASIEISDEISQLKNKLREINFEIHESGISKRMESILSEIQQITGGIIPKLDGEWGDAPVRLNPKDLTVQVYREGRIDYLWEVGSGANWLAYHVAITIALQIYFFKQPRHPVPAMLIYDQPSQVYFPKLSPYEQRKSEDYEPALKEQEDIAAVRKVFEVLSSCVKSTLGSIQIIVLDHADEQVWGDVPGVALVEEWRDGDMLVPADWL
- a CDS encoding ABC-three component system protein, whose protein sequence is MANARAKHSAPGTYLGFGLQTVRFCYRLLTAPPESYVLIEHDDDVSVHNSDGSVLLEQTKSALSHNPVSDWATDLWKTVSNWLESTTPRKEWDPKITYVLYVTPTYSGTYVEALSKATSAADVAALVKAMELDAKKSRRKNTVVYKFAKRFIEGSSSEQIHLGQNFTFISESDPVQGIRERFTSAVSPQLLDAICAYAIGLAKEESDALLRQRKTAKINAGAFQARIRAHAARINLPILFSSAKRPAQTAVASKHLERPTFVKQLELVRIPVEEQLNAVSDYLRSSASKTEWADQGVLLADSLDVWDESLCKRHRAIDGELSITASSSSLEDRGKLLYMRCMQIEMDLESRAVPTYFIHGCLSDLADRQEIGWHADFAKLLKALDA
- a CDS encoding LysR family transcriptional regulator, translated to MRHTARLSLEDFELLRAIGAHGSLSGAAKALALDHSSAFRRLGAIEARAGTPLFRRSRTGYTATEAGTVAIEGAQRILDDADHLQRQLAGRDARGGARLRITIPDTLAEVAARLCAAFTAAHPQIGCDLSVSNAFVNLQQPDADVALRACALMPSGLSVRRVGSIATAVYAASGAKAGKREGLNDGAWIGFDDNLSHLSSALWLRAHVDEARIAMRVNSLPAALAACKAGVGRALLPCYYADAAGGVKRVSAPLADVPTELWFAIHPDLRRSARVRALREFALGWLPEAMGLG
- a CDS encoding DMT family transporter; protein product: MNTGSAWFMLIAAGLIDVAWAASMKLSQGYTRLGWTVASLIALAAFVYLLGRALTALPVGSAYAVWTGIGAAGTVLLGAAVFGETLNPWRLGGVALIVAGIALLHRAPV
- a CDS encoding three component ABC system middle component — translated: METNSPNNNEPRLTELDRIYNPAYGAYLLWSGVRGYLDEDGQSTPLPLIFLFLPLLVHAPTRDVIASTNNPSGLTLFAAKIGQHQENLLAIHHRAVALKDLTYRSFVLARNCNLLVFDNTAAHLYPVELTRPPPAPESVRRVSKQAAKLGAWLARLPVQQIASTLRIDF
- a CDS encoding helix-turn-helix domain-containing protein, coding for MAQTDVDARSIFAQRLKAAREDAGLTQKELGMAIGLPAETAAVRINRYEKAVHDADLATAQRIADAMGMPLAYFYAETQVMAEAIVTFWLLNQADQRKVLADLKKRVFTEPKKPGKG
- a CDS encoding glutathione S-transferase C-terminal domain-containing protein, whose amino-acid sequence is MKLYYTPYTCSFAAHIVARELGLPLELRRVRLGPDARVLGDDRDYRELSPLGYVPLLQLDDGRTLREGVAILRYLGDQDPAAGLSAPLGSLERAEQDQWLTYISSELHKTFSPWLFHPEYGESCVRVAGERLQPRLALVDRHLDGREFLGDRFGIADAYLYTVAGWTKLLKIDLAPYPHLAAYLTRLDQRPSVREALRAEREDAQP
- the aceE gene encoding pyruvate dehydrogenase (acetyl-transferring), homodimeric type, which gives rise to MNQPLASSLHDLLQNDPDPTETQEWVESVQAVIARDGAERAHQLLEGMVEVTRRAGAHLPFQPTTEYINTIPPHLEAKSPGDAAMEWRIRSLIRWNAMAMVVRANRKPGDLGGHIASFASAATLYDVGFNHFWRAPSADHPGDLIGVQGHSSPGIYARSFLEGRISESQIDHFRMEVDGRGVSSYPHPWLMPDYWQIPTVSMGLGPISAIYQARNWKYLEGRGLLPKSDRKVWAFLGDGETDEPESLGAISVAGREGLDNLVFVINCNLQRLDGPVRGNGKIIQELEGQFRGAGWNVIKNIWGSYWDPLLARDTTGRLRQLMMETVDGEYQNCKAFGGKYTRDNFFGKYPETAALVANLSDDDIWRLNRGGHDPHKVYAAYHEAVNTKGMPTVILAKTVKGYGMGASGESLNPTHGTKKMDDEAVRLFRDRFNIPVTDEQLKDGAVPFYHPGEKSPEVEYMHERRKALGGYLPQRRRKASTSLEVPKLEAFDRLLKSTGEREISTTMSFVQALNIALRDKQVGPRLVPIVADEARTFGMEGLFRQLGIYAPHGQKYKPVDRDQLMYYREDVTGQVLEEGITEAGAFASWLAAATSYSTNDLQMLPLYIYYSMFGFQRIGDSAWQAADMRARGFLLGATAGRTTLNGEGLQHEDGHSMVQAGLIPNCRSYDPTFSYEVVTLLQHGMQRMLTEQQDEYWYLTLMNENYPHPDMPEGSAEGIIKGMYLLTDAGKPKKGELRVQLLGSGTILREAIAAAELLDKDFGVTADIWSCPSFNELARDATDCERWNRFNPEAKTPRKPYITQLLEGRQGPAIAATDYIRVYPEQVRAYVPMRYTVLGTDGFGRSDTRANLRRHFEVDRYYIAHAAIAALAAEGKMTGKDVARAIKQYKIDVEKPNPLGV
- a CDS encoding REP-associated tyrosine transposase — encoded protein: MALPHPSSPGHAALRRGRSSEAHRAYLLTFATQGRRPLFLDRGLAEAACAAMQDRRLWTRSRLLAWVLMPDHWHGLVALGPWETLPDLVRRLKCNSARSVRTVAPSALQVWAAAYHDRGLRREEALVDAARYVVMNPLRAGLVRRVGDYPYWGAVWVDR